The region agggtgtccccttTCTGCCTCAGGGTGTCCCCTTTCCCTGCAGGgtgtcccttctccccccacGGTGtcccccccagggtgtccccatccccCCAGCGTGTACACACTCTGGGGGCCCGGCAGTCCCTCACCGACTCGTGTAACACGCTGGTCACACAGGAGGcagcacattaatcaaattcacATCCATAAATATCATAATAATTCCCATaaatcattttcttattcccacctctctCCCGTCATCCGCCCTTGAGTCCTGAAaagagtcagggggctgcttttgccACCACCACGGACGACTGACCTAAAGGACAGACCCTTGACTCCAGGATTTTGGGCTCACATTGGGATTTTTAACACGCTTCGAGGCCCTTTTCccacacaaattttaaaacacacGTTTTAAAACCGTCCCGAGCGCTCGGTCCAACGCTGGCGCCTCGTCCCGCAGCGTGACTGGTCGGGTGGGGACGTTCAATTCGACATCTCTATAaaattacaccactatcttttataaaaactgatatttctgtgagactCCATTTAATTGATCATTCCtcatcaaaatcaccaaaaatcatcaactcaaattaataatgAATTAGTAACGAACCCCTCTtttctctgcccccccccccccccccgccaggacCCCTACAGCATGTTCCGGCCCAAGCGCTACGCGGGGACCAAGGAGGAGCCCAACCTCGTCCCCTCCATCACCAACAAGCGCATCGTGGGCTGCGTCTGTAAGTGGCCCCCCAaaccctcctccctgcctcccctctgtccgtctgtctgtcccaccctcctcttcctcctcccccctccccaggcgaAGAGGACAACAGCTGCGTCATCTGGTTCTGGCTGCACCAGGGGGAGGCCCAGCGCTGCCCCTCCTGCGGCACCTACTACAAGCTGATCCCCCACGAGCTGCCCCACTGAGGCCtcaatggggtgggggggaggctgCACtgacacaccccccccacccccagcacccattGGGGGTCCCGTGGGTCACACCgacaccccccagcacccactgggCATCTTCTGGGCCGAGCTGAGCCACCCCCGCCTCGCCCCActgtgtgtgccccccccccataAAGAGTTTGTGTGTGTGGAAACCCGGACTCTGTCtgcgctggggaggggggggcagcacccatgggtgcggCGGAGGCGGGGGGGCAGCCCCCATGGgtgcagcagggtggggggactGGCTGTGGGGGGTGAATTTAAAGCTGTTGCTGTCATGAGTGGGGAGGAGACATGGGGGGTGGGAAGTGTTCATGACCTTGGAGCAGtatttggggtggggggaccccacCTTCACTGTTCCCctgagggggggggtggggggagtgctgggaatggggtggggggggtctctgTCTCCCCCTGGTTGGGAAACTGCAAAGTAACTGCTTGGGAGCCTGggggaccccccctccccaaaatatgCCCTCACCCACTGAGGGGGGGGCTGGGTGTCCCCCCCAGACCCCAAGTTGGAtcacagcccccccccctccacacAAGGTGTCCCCTCAAACGTGGGTCTGGGCTGTACCCCACCCCCAGCTCTACATCCTGGGGTGGGtgggctgtctgtctgtctgtccgtacggggggggggggggggggcacagctggacacagtcctCCCAGGTGGCCTCGCCCCACGGTGCCCACCCCGGTGTCAGAGCCCCCCCTGGGGCGCAGGGTGTCCCCTGACGCCATGTCACCCCAGCAGGTGGTCGGGCAGGCGCAGTGTCCCCGCGGTCACCCCCGTCCCCTGGAGATggtctccagctcctccagcaccttcCAGGGGTCGAGGTGGGGCTGAGCCGGTGCCCGGTTGTTTTCCGGTGGCCCCCACCCCTCCCGAGCAGCCGCTGGCCCCCAAAAAAAGCTCTTTGTGGTCACAGAACCTGCCGGCGCCAGCTCCACCACCGACCGTTCACCCGTGGGACCTCCTCGGTCCCACCGATGGGGACagtcccctctgtccccagagctTTTGATGTTCTCCAGGTGGCCCCGGCAGCACCGTTggtgcccacccccccccccccgccgtggtgGCCAAACCTCTCCGGATGACGGTggcccagggctggctgggccCCCTGCTCGGCTCGGAGGCTTCCAGGTGACCCTATTCCGTGGGGCAGGAGCCTTCCTCCTGCTGCCGGGACCCTGCCCGCGggtcccagctgctgctgctggagacagtgggagctgcccctgccccggcagccgctgccccgggggggccgggAGGTGCCTTCAGGCCTCGGGAGGTCCCTGAGGGTCCCTGGAGGCCTCAGGAGACCCCAGGGCTCCCCGCAGCTTCCCCGAGGGCTCCAGGGAGGGCCCGGCGGCTGCCGGCTCTCCAGCGTGGCCCCCGTGTTGCTGACGACATCAGTGACGTCACGCTGGTCGCGCGTGATGTCACACATCCCGCTACCCGGCCGGAGGGGGGGCgggtccgtcccccccccccgtcgCGCACGGCCAATAGGGACGGCGGGCGGCCCTGATTGACAGCCGTGAGCGGCGGGGCCGCCGGTGACGTCAGAGCGCTGCGCTGATGGGCAGGGCGcgcgcggagggggcggggcctaTCCCCGAGGGGCGGGGCTCCGGCGGCGCAAAGGGCGCACGGGGACGCGGTGGGCGGGGCCTTCTCCGCCCCACGTGACGCGgaccgggagggggggggggggcggcgcgcgCGGCGGAGTGCGGCGGTGACGTCACCCCTGTCGcagaggggcggggcggggcgcggggccgcgcgcCGGAAGCGGGGCGGCGCGCGCGGAagggccggcgcggggcgggcgggcggacaAGATGGCGGACGGGGACAGCGGCAGCgagcgcggcggcagcggcagcggcagcggaGGGTTCGCGACCGcccgcggcggaggcggcggaggcGGGTCCGGGTCCGGCGGCgggtccggcggcggcggcggcggcgcgggcccgGAGCAGGAGACGCAGGAGCTGGCCTCGAAGCGGCTGGACATCCAGAACAAGCGCTTCTACCTGGACGTGAAGCAGAACGCCAAGGGCCGCTTCCTCAAGATCGCCGAGGTGGGGGCGGGCGGCTCC is a window of Strix aluco isolate bStrAlu1 chromosome 28, bStrAlu1.hap1, whole genome shotgun sequence DNA encoding:
- the COX5B gene encoding cytochrome c oxidase subunit 5B, mitochondrial — encoded protein: MASRLLRVSAALRLLPAAASRAAPARCLAAPGGLATDEEQATGLERKVLEAMNKGLDPYSMFRPKRYAGTKEEPNLVPSITNKRIVGCVCEEDNSCVIWFWLHQGEAQRCPSCGTYYKLIPHELPH